Proteins encoded by one window of Sphingomonas ginkgonis:
- a CDS encoding inorganic phosphate transporter — MHELALPLLVALVVVALAFDFLNGLHDAANSIATVVATRLLSPVKAVAFAAFFNFAAYFLTLQFPQLHKVADTIGKGLIDKDMVTPAAVFAALVGAMFWNVVTWLKGIPSSSSHALVGGIIGAGVAAAGLGTIQWNGVTKTLLFIPLAPLIGMAISMAIMLLTSWLARTASNRGAERSFRLLHLVSSAAYSLGHGLNDAQKTMGIITVLLYSTGWLHGAFAVPHWVAISCYTAMGLGTMTGGWKIIETMGSRITKLDQHQGFAASTGGSVLLFGASWFGIPVSTTHTITGSIIGAGVARRASAVRWGVARNVVLAWLITIPASASVAALFFLATRLFTR; from the coding sequence GTGCACGAACTTGCCCTCCCACTGCTGGTCGCCCTCGTCGTGGTGGCGCTGGCGTTCGACTTCCTCAACGGACTGCACGACGCCGCCAACTCAATCGCAACGGTCGTCGCGACCCGGCTTCTGAGCCCAGTCAAAGCGGTCGCTTTCGCTGCCTTCTTCAACTTCGCGGCCTATTTCCTGACGCTGCAATTTCCGCAGCTGCACAAGGTCGCCGATACGATCGGCAAGGGGTTGATCGACAAGGATATGGTGACTCCCGCGGCCGTCTTCGCGGCGCTGGTCGGGGCAATGTTCTGGAACGTGGTGACTTGGCTCAAGGGGATACCAAGTTCATCCAGCCATGCGCTGGTCGGTGGGATCATCGGCGCGGGCGTCGCCGCGGCGGGGCTTGGTACGATCCAGTGGAACGGGGTCACTAAGACGCTGCTGTTCATCCCGCTTGCCCCGTTGATCGGCATGGCCATCTCGATGGCAATTATGCTGCTGACCAGCTGGCTTGCTCGCACGGCGTCCAATCGCGGAGCAGAGCGAAGCTTCCGTTTGCTCCATCTCGTCTCCTCGGCCGCCTACTCGCTCGGCCACGGCCTCAACGATGCCCAGAAGACGATGGGAATCATCACTGTTCTCCTGTACTCGACCGGCTGGCTTCATGGCGCCTTTGCGGTGCCGCACTGGGTGGCGATCAGCTGCTACACGGCGATGGGACTGGGAACGATGACCGGCGGCTGGAAGATCATCGAGACGATGGGCAGCCGCATCACCAAGCTCGACCAGCACCAAGGTTTTGCGGCGTCGACTGGCGGCTCGGTCCTGCTGTTCGGCGCGAGCTGGTTCGGGATTCCGGTGTCCACCACCCATACGATTACCGGTTCGATCATCGGCGCCGGAGTCGCCCGGCGCGCGTCCGCCGTGCGTTGGGGCGTCGCGCGCAACGTGGTGCTCGCTTGGCTGATCACCATTCCTGCCTCGGCCAGCGTCGCCGCCCTTTTCTTTCTCGCCACTCGGCTATTCACCCGCTGA
- a CDS encoding DUF47 family protein, whose translation MPYRTRGSAISAPVSVLLVTSRETKRWVIPKGNPEAGMTPHLAAALEAEEEAGVRGAVCPVPLGSYRYRKRRKTGASLMFDVDVFPLAVQQELPEWKEDSQRERRWFSLDEAAKAVEESDLADLIRSFGASEFNRAARRKTMLSAISDKTRVTSMFAWFQRLLPSQGNFFDLFEAHAVAVVAAANAIGRAFEGGSALAENIREIDEREGEADDVIREVLTTVRRTFLTPFDRGAITSLIGSMDNAIDEMQSAARAIDIYEVGQFEPGMRDIAGIIVDAARLTAEAMPLLRDVGRNGARLHELTGRLVRMESHADEVHAAGLKRAFQDYAKSDSVRFMVCREIYKHLERIVDAFEDVANEIDGLVIDHA comes from the coding sequence TTGCCGTACCGCACCCGCGGAAGCGCGATCAGCGCGCCGGTGAGCGTGCTGCTGGTCACCTCGCGCGAGACGAAGCGCTGGGTCATTCCCAAGGGCAACCCCGAGGCGGGCATGACCCCGCATCTCGCCGCCGCGCTGGAGGCGGAGGAGGAGGCGGGGGTGCGCGGAGCGGTCTGCCCGGTCCCGCTCGGCTCCTATCGCTACCGCAAGCGCCGCAAGACCGGCGCCTCGCTCATGTTCGATGTGGACGTTTTTCCGTTAGCGGTGCAGCAGGAGCTCCCCGAATGGAAAGAAGATTCGCAGCGGGAGCGGCGCTGGTTTTCGCTCGATGAGGCCGCCAAGGCGGTCGAGGAGAGCGATCTCGCCGACCTCATCCGCTCCTTCGGAGCCAGTGAATTCAACCGCGCGGCACGGCGCAAGACGATGCTGTCCGCCATCTCCGACAAGACAAGGGTTACCTCGATGTTCGCCTGGTTTCAGCGACTGCTCCCCAGCCAGGGCAATTTCTTCGATTTGTTCGAAGCGCATGCAGTGGCGGTGGTCGCGGCAGCCAACGCGATCGGGCGCGCCTTCGAGGGCGGCTCGGCGCTCGCCGAGAACATCCGCGAGATCGACGAGCGCGAAGGGGAGGCGGACGACGTCATCAGGGAGGTGCTGACCACCGTGCGCCGTACCTTCCTGACCCCGTTCGATCGTGGCGCGATCACCTCGCTGATCGGGTCGATGGACAACGCGATCGACGAGATGCAGTCGGCGGCGCGGGCGATCGACATCTACGAGGTCGGCCAGTTCGAGCCCGGGATGCGCGATATCGCCGGGATCATCGTCGACGCCGCGCGGTTGACTGCCGAGGCAATGCCGCTTCTGCGGGATGTCGGGCGCAACGGCGCCCGGCTGCACGAGTTGACCGGCCGCCTGGTCCGAATGGAGAGCCATGCCGACGAGGTTCATGCCGCTGGCCTGAAGCGCGCCTTCCAGGATTATGCCAAGAGCGACAGCGTCCGCTTCATGGTCTGCCGCGAGATCTACAAGCATCTCGAGCGGATCGTCGACGCGTTCGAGGACGTTGCGAACGAGATCGACGGCCTCGTCATCGATCACGCCTGA
- the clpP gene encoding ATP-dependent Clp endopeptidase proteolytic subunit ClpP — MEYPDIVSQLVPIVIEQSNRGERSFDIYSRLLRERIIFVTGPIEDHMASLITAQLLFLESENPKKDIFMYINSPGGVVTAGLAIHDTMQYIRPRVGTVCIGQAASMGSFLLSAGEPGMRVALTNSRIMIHQPSGGAQGMAADIEIQAREILRMRSRLNALYAKYTGKPIEEIEAAMDRDKFLEADEAKEFGLIDEVFDKRPDAGEDGETRAGDVTPA, encoded by the coding sequence ATGGAATATCCCGACATCGTCTCGCAGCTCGTTCCGATCGTCATCGAGCAGTCGAACCGCGGCGAGCGCAGCTTCGACATCTATTCGCGCCTGCTGCGGGAACGGATTATCTTCGTCACCGGGCCGATCGAGGACCACATGGCCTCGCTGATCACCGCCCAGCTGCTCTTCCTCGAGTCCGAGAACCCGAAGAAGGACATCTTCATGTACATCAACTCGCCGGGCGGCGTCGTGACGGCCGGTCTCGCGATCCACGACACGATGCAGTACATCCGTCCCCGGGTCGGGACGGTGTGCATCGGCCAGGCGGCGTCGATGGGCAGCTTTCTCCTCTCCGCCGGCGAGCCGGGGATGCGGGTCGCGCTGACCAACAGCCGGATCATGATCCACCAGCCGTCGGGCGGCGCGCAGGGCATGGCGGCCGACATCGAGATCCAGGCGCGCGAGATCCTGCGGATGCGCAGCCGGCTGAACGCGCTCTATGCCAAGTACACCGGCAAGCCGATCGAGGAGATCGAGGCGGCGATGGACCGCGACAAGTTCCTCGAGGCCGACGAGGCCAAGGAGTTCGGGTTGATCGACGAGGTGTTCGACAAGCGGCCGGACGCCGGCGAGGACGGCGAGACCCGCGCCGGGGACGTCACCCCGGCCTGA
- a CDS encoding TonB-dependent receptor domain-containing protein has product MISRFDRFRATSGVLALATMLAAAPAAAQSNLPPPTAAGNQSTTADPTGEIVVTGSRIRRDPLAQDAPITFVDQQDIARTGLNSITDVLQRLPSSGGGLNGKFNNSGNFGNPPDGGGVGAGAAEIDLRYLGSKRTLVLVDGLRFVNGASASGVPGSVDLNAIPESMIERVEVLQGGASAIYGSDAIAGVVNIITKSRQKGLIASAQVGEYQQGDGTSQNYQISWGNGGNGPTQIVIGGNYVKQGSISSGDRDISLFPEPGATSCLAGGCSSGTPLGRFIVLGQNLTLRGPVIGRRPVYNPANPTDPASDFKAFTTADRFNFAPYNLIQIPLERYGAFANLKQEFGPDLNFSAKLLWNRRNSANQAAPLPLFVGPDAGNGNLLDRISISATNPYNPFGVTLQSGVTLGGVANGTTPNYSFIGRRLIENGPRRYEQRVDTTYGTATLDGKFAAFNHDWFWDVNGLYGRNKARQTVHGNVNAANLAQALGPIGACTGACVPFNIFGGVGSITQQMLDFVAFTQRDRSRQSLWGASANLTGGLFELPGGPLSLAVGAEYRKYRGRFDPDATVAAGLGSDIPALPTRGSYDVKEAYAELSAPLLKGVPFADLLELGGAVRFSDYSTSGSTTTFKGDVNWKPVRDLRFRANYAEGFRAPTIGELFGTPSRFDQELTDPCSGTPTGSTLANCRAQGVPAGYVQNNPQISVITGGNQGLKPETSKSWGVGGVYSPSWLARTSLEVNYYNVKVKGAIQAIDANTTLQQCVIGNDPVACALITRTASGQIANIQGLLQNIAGLKTDGLDVNFTYRSAPGPLGSFGVTLNNNFLFKYRVSVPALGGSTTIKREGTEQGSPDQAFPKWKGIGILDWNLKGFGASLTGRYIRHVTESQNGNRLGDRFYTDAQLRWEPEAFGQQFGFAFGVNNLFDKDPPGCISCGLNNYDPTTYDIPGRYFYLRATVKMF; this is encoded by the coding sequence ATGATTAGCCGGTTTGACCGCTTCCGCGCGACCAGCGGAGTGCTTGCGCTTGCCACCATGCTCGCCGCCGCGCCCGCGGCTGCGCAGAGCAACCTGCCGCCGCCGACCGCGGCCGGCAATCAGTCGACCACGGCCGACCCGACCGGCGAGATCGTCGTCACCGGCTCGCGCATCCGCCGCGATCCGCTCGCACAGGACGCTCCGATCACCTTCGTCGACCAGCAGGACATCGCGCGGACCGGCCTCAACTCGATCACCGACGTCCTCCAGCGGCTGCCGAGCAGCGGCGGCGGCCTCAACGGCAAGTTCAACAACAGCGGCAACTTCGGCAACCCGCCCGACGGCGGCGGCGTCGGCGCCGGCGCGGCCGAGATCGACCTCCGCTACCTGGGCTCCAAGCGCACCCTGGTGCTGGTCGACGGGCTGCGCTTCGTCAACGGCGCCTCGGCCTCCGGCGTGCCCGGCTCGGTCGATCTCAACGCCATTCCCGAGAGCATGATCGAGCGGGTCGAGGTGTTGCAGGGCGGCGCGTCGGCGATCTACGGCTCGGACGCGATCGCGGGCGTGGTGAACATCATCACCAAGAGCCGCCAGAAGGGCCTGATCGCCAGCGCCCAGGTCGGCGAGTATCAGCAGGGCGACGGGACCAGCCAGAACTACCAGATCAGCTGGGGCAACGGCGGCAACGGGCCGACACAGATCGTCATCGGCGGCAATTATGTGAAGCAGGGCTCGATCAGCTCGGGCGACCGCGACATCTCGCTGTTCCCGGAACCGGGCGCGACCAGCTGCCTCGCCGGCGGCTGCTCCTCGGGCACCCCGCTCGGCCGCTTCATCGTCCTCGGCCAGAACCTGACCCTGCGCGGGCCCGTCATCGGGCGCCGGCCGGTCTACAATCCGGCCAATCCGACCGATCCGGCGAGCGACTTTAAGGCGTTCACCACCGCCGACCGGTTCAACTTCGCGCCCTACAACCTCATCCAGATCCCGCTCGAGCGCTATGGCGCCTTCGCCAACCTCAAGCAGGAGTTCGGACCGGATCTCAACTTCTCGGCCAAGCTGCTGTGGAACCGTCGTAATTCGGCCAACCAGGCGGCGCCGCTCCCGCTCTTCGTGGGGCCGGACGCCGGCAACGGCAACCTGCTCGACCGCATCTCCATCTCGGCCACCAATCCCTACAACCCGTTCGGCGTGACGCTCCAGTCGGGCGTGACGCTGGGCGGCGTGGCGAACGGCACGACCCCCAACTACAGCTTCATCGGCCGTCGCCTGATCGAGAACGGGCCGCGCCGCTACGAGCAGCGGGTCGACACGACCTACGGCACCGCGACCCTCGACGGGAAGTTCGCCGCCTTCAACCATGACTGGTTCTGGGACGTGAACGGGCTCTACGGGCGCAACAAGGCGCGCCAGACGGTCCACGGCAACGTCAACGCGGCCAATCTGGCCCAGGCGCTCGGACCGATCGGCGCCTGCACCGGCGCCTGCGTGCCGTTCAACATCTTCGGGGGTGTCGGCTCGATCACCCAGCAGATGCTGGACTTCGTGGCCTTTACCCAGCGCGACCGCTCGCGCCAGTCGCTGTGGGGCGCCAGCGCGAACCTCACCGGCGGGCTGTTCGAGCTGCCGGGCGGACCGCTCAGCCTCGCGGTGGGCGCCGAGTATCGCAAGTATCGCGGCCGCTTCGACCCCGACGCGACCGTCGCCGCCGGGCTCGGTTCCGACATCCCGGCGCTGCCGACCCGCGGCAGCTACGACGTCAAGGAAGCCTATGCGGAGCTCAGCGCCCCGCTGCTCAAGGGCGTTCCCTTCGCCGACCTGCTCGAGCTCGGCGGCGCGGTTCGCTTCTCGGACTATTCGACGTCGGGCTCGACCACGACCTTCAAGGGTGACGTCAACTGGAAGCCGGTCCGCGACCTTCGCTTCCGCGCCAACTATGCCGAGGGTTTCCGCGCTCCAACCATCGGCGAGCTGTTCGGCACGCCGTCGCGCTTCGACCAGGAGTTGACCGATCCCTGCTCGGGCACGCCGACCGGAAGCACCCTCGCCAACTGCCGCGCTCAGGGCGTTCCGGCCGGCTACGTCCAGAACAACCCGCAGATCTCGGTGATCACCGGCGGCAACCAGGGGCTCAAGCCGGAAACCTCGAAGAGCTGGGGGGTCGGCGGCGTGTACAGCCCGAGCTGGCTCGCCCGCACCAGCCTCGAGGTCAACTACTACAATGTGAAGGTGAAGGGCGCGATCCAGGCAATCGACGCCAACACGACGCTCCAGCAGTGCGTCATCGGCAATGATCCGGTCGCCTGCGCGCTCATCACCCGCACCGCGTCCGGTCAGATCGCCAACATCCAGGGTCTCCTGCAGAATATCGCGGGGCTGAAGACCGACGGTCTCGACGTCAACTTCACCTATCGCAGCGCTCCGGGGCCGCTCGGCAGCTTCGGCGTCACGCTCAACAACAACTTCCTGTTCAAGTATCGCGTGTCGGTGCCGGCGCTTGGCGGCTCTACCACGATCAAGCGCGAAGGGACCGAGCAGGGCTCGCCCGACCAGGCCTTCCCGAAGTGGAAGGGGATCGGTATCCTCGACTGGAACCTCAAGGGCTTCGGCGCCTCGCTGACCGGCCGCTACATCCGCCACGTCACCGAATCGCAGAACGGCAACCGCCTCGGCGACCGCTTCTACACCGACGCCCAACTCCGCTGGGAACCCGAGGCGTTCGGCCAGCAGTTCGGGTTTGCGTTCGGGGTCAACAATCTGTTCGACAAGGACCCGCCGGGCTGCATCAGCTGCGGCCTCAACAACTATGATCCGACCACCTACGACATTCCCGGCCGCTACTTCTATCTTCGCGCGACCGTGAAAATGTTCTGA
- a CDS encoding glycosyltransferase: protein MIEQQPRVAVLLPCYNEEAAIAQTVAGFRAALPGATVYVYDNNSRDRTVELARAAGAVVRTERQQGKGHVVRRMFADIDAEVYVMADGDLTYDPAAAPLMVEQLLAEQLDMVVGTRRHEAAEAYRGGHVLGNRVFTGLLAGLFGRSFTDIFSGYRAFSRRFVKSFPVLSSGFEIETEISVHALELRMPVGEVTTSYAARPEGSHSKLSTYRDGWRILTTIGTLYRVERPTLFYGTLGAILVLLALLLAEPLIVTYASTGLVPRFPTAILVTGMVIVAVLCFFAGLILDTVTRGRREVRRLAYLAQPAPQPTVTLPQQLSAESSRSRISR from the coding sequence ATGATCGAACAGCAACCACGGGTCGCGGTCCTGCTCCCCTGCTACAACGAGGAAGCGGCGATCGCGCAGACGGTCGCCGGCTTCCGCGCCGCGCTGCCGGGCGCAACCGTCTATGTCTACGACAACAACAGCCGCGACCGGACGGTCGAGCTGGCGCGCGCCGCCGGGGCAGTGGTCCGGACCGAGCGGCAGCAGGGCAAGGGCCACGTCGTCCGCCGGATGTTCGCCGACATCGACGCCGAGGTCTATGTCATGGCCGACGGCGACCTCACCTATGATCCCGCTGCCGCCCCGCTGATGGTCGAGCAGCTGCTCGCCGAGCAGCTCGACATGGTGGTCGGCACCCGCCGGCACGAGGCGGCGGAAGCGTATCGCGGCGGCCATGTGCTCGGCAACCGCGTCTTTACCGGTCTGCTCGCCGGCCTGTTCGGGCGCAGCTTCACCGACATCTTCAGCGGCTATCGCGCCTTCTCGCGCCGCTTCGTGAAGAGCTTCCCCGTCCTGTCCTCCGGCTTCGAGATCGAGACCGAGATCAGCGTCCACGCGCTCGAGCTGCGGATGCCGGTCGGCGAGGTGACAACCAGCTACGCCGCGCGGCCGGAAGGCTCGCACAGCAAGCTGTCGACCTATCGCGACGGCTGGCGGATTCTCACCACCATCGGCACCCTCTACCGGGTCGAGCGGCCGACCCTCTTCTACGGGACGCTGGGCGCGATCCTCGTCCTGCTGGCGCTGCTGCTCGCCGAGCCGCTGATCGTCACCTACGCCAGCACCGGGCTGGTCCCGCGCTTCCCGACCGCAATTCTCGTCACCGGGATGGTGATCGTCGCCGTGCTCTGCTTCTTCGCCGGGCTGATCCTCGACACCGTGACCCGCGGACGCCGCGAGGTCCGCCGGCTGGCCTATCTGGCGCAGCCCGCGCCGCAGCCGACTGTAACGTTGCCGCAACAGCTTTCCGCAGAATCCTCCCGTTCCCGCATCTCCCGCTGA